In Candidatus Defluviibacterium haderslevense, the following are encoded in one genomic region:
- a CDS encoding S8 family peptidase — MKNNSYYSILWSLISFIICFLFNVLSINSQSLKYRQGQFIIQADHSSNLESIFQNGLRSRGRNVQVHLNKMLSKDWNIALIDFDFTKINEFELLNELKQLPGILQVQVNHILHSRKQPDDDFFTNQWHHLNEGLTGGTFNADFDSDLAWDLTTGGLTEEGDTIVVCVIDDGLDIHHPDLLDNLWLNRAEIPNNSIDDDLNGYIDDYYGWNTYLKNDSFALGIHGTPVCGLIAARGNNSLGVTGINWQVKLMFVAGGGDEANAIESYQYPWIARKAYNESKGKAGAFVVATNASWGSNYGRPEDAPIWCAIYDSLGSVGILNAAATANLDIDVDVLGDLPTTCESDYLVGVTNLNWFDIKDSRSAFGNISIDLGAYGENVFTTAPNNAYKAFAGTSAAAPQVAGAIGLLYSLPCNNLGQFRFTNPNQAALQVKSLLLNNVKPLASLKNKTVSGGALNLFNSLMGIQPFHVEEDINSIKFSLAQLASQYPVIIQYRVLGNMNWIELRMNSGLEYLIQGLESCTEYEFRIKGSCDRLKEAFSNPIKIRTKGCCLAPNKITLVESLSNEASFTMQLDPSIQKIGYLIRPKYSNKWDTIYIPTISTPRIRIRGLQPCNQYDIQFFSICNDRITEYFKLLNVTTTGCEQCSSMGYCTRNRPNAEFEWLDHIAIDQQSFLNGNNSGYGNFIGTPFRWQLDKNIQHSIMITPGYLEDSSLVHMVAWIDFNQNGIFESSENILKPGLKSKKEELCIFTIPSNATLGITRMRIMVKYAENNIEAPTPCFQSLEFGEYEEYCVDISEDECLPILSATIKKISNNEVMFEVDRGQSINELSYQYHRLYDPIWFFGTTKTAFIQLMNLDSCTEYELRIQTTCHLFNQKPLITQFKTTGAHCIVNTSDYVNLDINVFPNPCFDFFIIQSLKPIHIQQLQVFSLSGTEIPIQYHGLNTTDIRCDFISQEVSGIYFMKLTLKGGQQIIKKLIVN; from the coding sequence ATGAAAAATAATTCCTATTATTCCATATTATGGTCTCTCATTAGCTTTATTATTTGTTTTTTATTTAATGTATTAAGTATTAATTCACAGTCACTTAAATACAGACAAGGACAGTTTATTATTCAAGCAGACCATAGCAGCAACCTAGAATCTATATTCCAAAATGGTCTTAGATCCCGAGGGCGCAATGTCCAAGTTCATCTAAATAAAATGTTATCAAAAGATTGGAATATAGCCCTGATCGATTTTGATTTTACAAAAATTAATGAATTCGAATTGTTGAATGAATTAAAGCAATTGCCAGGAATTCTTCAAGTGCAGGTAAATCATATCCTGCATTCCAGAAAACAACCGGATGACGATTTTTTTACCAACCAATGGCATCATCTCAATGAAGGTCTGACTGGCGGTACCTTTAATGCAGATTTTGATTCAGATTTAGCTTGGGACTTAACTACAGGAGGACTAACTGAAGAAGGGGATACGATAGTGGTTTGTGTTATCGATGATGGGCTAGATATTCATCACCCGGATTTGCTTGATAATTTATGGCTAAATCGTGCTGAAATACCGAATAATAGCATAGATGATGATCTAAATGGATATATTGATGATTATTACGGATGGAACACTTATTTGAAAAATGATTCTTTCGCCTTGGGGATTCATGGCACTCCGGTTTGTGGACTGATTGCGGCCCGAGGTAATAATTCTTTGGGAGTGACTGGTATCAATTGGCAAGTCAAATTAATGTTTGTCGCAGGTGGAGGAGATGAAGCTAATGCTATCGAATCTTATCAATACCCCTGGATCGCCAGAAAAGCTTACAATGAATCAAAAGGCAAAGCAGGGGCATTTGTAGTGGCAACAAATGCATCTTGGGGTTCTAATTATGGGCGACCTGAGGATGCTCCCATTTGGTGTGCGATTTATGATTCGTTAGGATCTGTAGGTATTTTAAATGCCGCAGCCACAGCGAATTTAGATATAGATGTTGATGTCTTGGGTGACCTGCCTACTACTTGCGAAAGTGATTATTTAGTTGGTGTGACTAATCTCAATTGGTTTGATATCAAAGATAGTCGGTCTGCCTTTGGCAATATTTCAATTGATCTGGGTGCATACGGTGAAAATGTATTTACTACTGCTCCAAACAATGCCTATAAAGCTTTTGCGGGAACTAGCGCCGCAGCGCCTCAGGTGGCTGGGGCCATTGGTTTACTCTATAGTTTACCATGCAATAATCTGGGGCAATTTAGATTTACAAATCCGAATCAGGCTGCCCTTCAGGTAAAATCTTTATTATTGAATAATGTAAAACCTTTAGCAAGTCTAAAAAATAAAACGGTAAGCGGTGGAGCCTTAAATTTGTTTAATTCGTTGATGGGGATTCAGCCATTTCATGTAGAAGAAGATATCAATAGTATTAAGTTTTCCTTAGCCCAATTGGCTTCACAATATCCAGTTATCATCCAATACAGGGTTTTGGGTAATATGAATTGGATTGAACTTAGAATGAATAGTGGATTGGAATACCTTATTCAGGGATTAGAATCTTGTACCGAGTATGAATTCAGAATTAAAGGATCTTGTGATCGCTTGAAAGAAGCATTTTCAAATCCAATAAAAATTAGAACTAAAGGTTGTTGTTTGGCTCCGAATAAAATAACACTGGTTGAATCATTATCTAATGAAGCAAGTTTCACAATGCAATTGGACCCATCTATTCAAAAAATAGGTTATTTAATTCGACCAAAATATTCCAACAAGTGGGATACTATTTATATTCCTACCATAAGCACACCAAGGATCAGAATTAGAGGATTGCAACCATGCAATCAGTATGACATTCAATTTTTTTCGATATGTAATGATCGGATTACAGAATATTTTAAACTATTAAATGTAACAACTACGGGATGCGAACAATGTTCTTCTATGGGTTATTGTACGCGTAATAGACCTAATGCTGAGTTCGAATGGTTGGACCATATAGCCATAGATCAGCAATCATTTTTAAATGGAAATAATTCGGGTTACGGAAATTTTATTGGGACACCTTTTAGATGGCAACTGGATAAGAATATCCAACATAGCATAATGATTACACCTGGTTATTTGGAAGATTCAAGCTTAGTTCATATGGTAGCTTGGATTGATTTTAATCAAAATGGAATATTTGAATCATCAGAAAATATTTTAAAACCCGGGTTAAAATCCAAGAAGGAAGAACTTTGTATTTTTACGATTCCGTCAAATGCTACATTAGGAATTACACGAATGAGAATAATGGTTAAATATGCTGAGAATAATATTGAAGCTCCAACACCTTGTTTTCAATCACTTGAATTTGGTGAATATGAAGAGTATTGCGTCGATATTTCAGAAGATGAATGTCTTCCCATACTATCAGCAACTATAAAAAAAATATCGAATAACGAAGTTATGTTTGAAGTTGACCGAGGTCAATCTATAAATGAATTGAGTTATCAATACCATCGGTTATATGATCCAATTTGGTTTTTTGGGACAACAAAAACAGCCTTCATTCAGTTGATGAATCTGGATAGTTGCACAGAATATGAATTGCGAATTCAAACAACGTGTCACCTGTTTAATCAGAAACCTTTGATCACTCAATTTAAGACTACAGGGGCTCATTGCATTGTAAATACTTCAGATTATGTGAATTTGGATATCAATGTATTTCCGAATCCTTGCTTCGATTTTTTTATCATACAATCTTTAAAACCCATTCACATTCAACAATTACAAGTGTTCTCATTATCCGGAACCGAAATTCCCATCCAATATCATGGTTTAAATACTACAGATATTAGATGTGACTTCATTTCACAAGAGGTATCTGGAATATATTTTATGAAACTGACTCTTAAAGGGGGACAACAAATTATAAAAAAATTAATTGTAAATTAA
- the gldG gene encoding gliding motility-associated ABC transporter substrate-binding protein GldG — MEKRIPGFLQILLILGIILFINILSQYFNTYLDFTEEKRFTLTEPTKKLIKDVKNVVYIQVLLEGNFPSGFKRLQQSTKEILDQFNSENGYIEYEFENPNEGTVDVINARRKSYSEEGLIPTNLMVRSGSENKEQLIYPYAIVKLGDRKISVNLLENAPDLDQESNLSNSISLLEYKLATAIQKVHYPEKKNILFTTGHGELAREQTKSLVSLLNSSYNLAWINLDSTFIIKPEIDLLIIARPIIPFTEKNKFVLDQYVMNGGKIIWLVDGLKMSLDSLSTRNEFIPEPLDLNLTDYFFKNGIRINSNLVLDLECSRIPQVIGRTGDKPQIELFPWYYHPLIAPRSNHPIVSNIDRISLEFPSTIDTLKTKTDIKKTILLQSSQYSRYQTSPMKVGFEMMRYKPDPDKFNRPNLSIGILLEGTFGSLFENRLDEDMNNILSSIGIPFKTISSPTSMLVVADGDVIKNLYDKETGKFAPIGYNKYEKATFNGNKDFILNSIEFMINQNNILTARTKEFKLRMLDKVKAEKDKLYWQSINIVLPIILIVIFGTINFYWRKKKFIKS; from the coding sequence ATGGAAAAAAGAATACCAGGTTTCTTACAGATTCTATTGATTTTAGGCATAATATTATTTATCAATATTCTATCTCAATATTTCAATACCTATTTAGATTTTACAGAAGAAAAGCGATTTACCTTAACGGAACCCACGAAAAAATTAATTAAAGATGTAAAAAATGTTGTTTACATTCAAGTATTATTAGAAGGAAATTTTCCATCCGGATTCAAACGATTACAACAATCTACCAAAGAAATATTGGATCAATTCAATAGTGAAAATGGTTACATTGAATATGAATTTGAAAATCCAAATGAAGGTACTGTTGATGTTATTAATGCCCGTAGAAAATCCTATAGTGAAGAGGGACTAATTCCAACTAACCTTATGGTTAGATCCGGTTCCGAGAATAAAGAACAATTGATCTATCCGTATGCCATAGTTAAATTGGGCGACCGTAAAATTTCTGTGAACCTATTAGAAAATGCCCCTGATTTAGATCAGGAATCCAATCTTAGTAATTCCATAAGCTTACTGGAATACAAATTAGCAACTGCCATCCAAAAAGTACATTACCCGGAGAAAAAAAATATTTTATTCACCACAGGTCATGGAGAACTTGCAAGAGAACAAACCAAATCTTTAGTTTCATTATTAAATTCATCCTATAACTTAGCTTGGATTAATCTGGATAGCACCTTTATTATAAAACCAGAAATAGATTTACTAATTATTGCCCGTCCTATTATTCCATTCACCGAAAAAAATAAATTTGTACTGGATCAATATGTAATGAATGGTGGAAAAATCATTTGGCTGGTTGATGGATTAAAAATGTCATTGGATAGTTTAAGCACCCGGAATGAATTTATTCCCGAACCTTTAGATTTGAATCTAACAGATTATTTTTTTAAAAATGGAATTCGGATAAATTCAAATCTCGTTTTGGATTTAGAATGCAGCAGAATACCGCAAGTTATTGGAAGAACTGGAGACAAACCCCAGATTGAATTATTTCCATGGTATTACCACCCATTGATTGCCCCCCGTTCCAATCATCCAATAGTGTCAAATATTGATAGAATAAGTCTTGAATTTCCATCAACAATTGATACCCTAAAAACAAAAACGGACATCAAGAAAACCATTTTATTGCAATCTTCACAATATAGCCGATACCAAACTTCGCCTATGAAGGTGGGATTTGAAATGATGCGTTACAAACCTGATCCAGATAAATTTAACAGACCCAATTTATCGATTGGTATATTATTAGAAGGAACGTTCGGTTCTTTATTTGAAAACAGACTTGATGAAGACATGAATAACATACTATCTTCTATCGGCATTCCTTTTAAAACAATTAGTTCTCCAACATCCATGCTTGTTGTTGCAGATGGCGATGTCATCAAAAATTTATATGATAAAGAAACTGGAAAATTTGCACCCATAGGTTATAATAAATATGAAAAAGCCACATTCAATGGCAATAAAGATTTTATACTGAATTCCATTGAATTCATGATTAATCAAAACAACATACTAACAGCGCGAACTAAAGAATTTAAATTACGTATGCTGGACAAAGTAAAAGCCGAAAAAGATAAATTGTATTGGCAGTCTATAAATATAGTTTTACCGATAATTTTAATTGTCATATTTGGTACCATTAACTTTTATTGGCGCAAGAAAAAATTTATTAAATCCTGA
- the gldF gene encoding gliding motility-associated ABC transporter permease subunit GldF → MWTIYKKEISGYFSSLIGYIVIAIFILLMGLMMWVFPDYSILYFNYASLDQLFIVAPIIFLFLIPAITMRSFAEEIQTGTLEILLTKPITEIDLVLGKYLAHLSLAIIALLPTLIYFYSVYQLGAPPGNIDTGAVVGSYIGLVFLAATFVAIGIYSSTLSRNQVVSFLISISLCFFFYYGFYFFSKLPIFFGITDDLIQLFGIDDHYTSINRGKIDSRDLIYFFSIIGFFIWLTIHGIKERNF, encoded by the coding sequence ATGTGGACTATTTATAAAAAAGAAATTTCAGGATATTTCAGTTCGCTTATCGGATATATCGTTATTGCGATATTTATTCTACTTATGGGACTTATGATGTGGGTTTTTCCAGATTACAGTATACTTTACTTTAACTATGCTTCGCTTGACCAATTATTTATTGTGGCTCCTATAATTTTTTTATTCCTAATTCCTGCTATCACTATGCGCTCTTTTGCAGAAGAAATACAAACCGGAACACTTGAGATTCTATTGACCAAACCCATTACTGAAATTGATTTAGTATTAGGGAAGTATTTGGCACATTTAAGTTTAGCAATAATAGCTTTGTTGCCTACATTAATCTATTTTTATTCTGTATATCAATTAGGAGCTCCCCCGGGGAATATAGATACTGGAGCCGTTGTTGGATCCTATATTGGATTGGTTTTTTTAGCCGCTACCTTCGTTGCCATTGGAATATATAGTTCTACGCTATCCAGAAACCAAGTCGTATCTTTTCTTATTTCCATAAGTTTGTGTTTCTTTTTTTATTATGGATTTTATTTTTTTAGTAAGCTTCCTATCTTTTTTGGCATTACAGATGATTTAATACAACTGTTTGGAATTGATGATCATTACACTTCAATCAACCGTGGTAAGATCGACAGTAGGGATCTCATTTATTTTTTCAGCATCATTGGATTTTTTATTTGGTTGACCATTCATGGCATTAAAGAAAGAAATTTTTAA
- the gldA gene encoding gliding motility-associated ABC transporter ATP-binding subunit GldA: MSIVVNQITKIYGTQHAVDELSFTAHKGEILGFLGPNGAGKTTTMKMLSCYIKPSSGSAEICGYNILTHPLEVKKHIGYLPENNPLYKDMYIREYLECFARLSKVEGVQKRINDLIELTGLGPEQNKTIGSVSKGYRQRVGLSQALLHNPEVLILDEPTSGLDPNQLVEIRSLIRNIGKEKTLIFSTHIMQEVKSLCDRVVIIKNGKLVADDSIEVLQEKLGDRQMVTIEFSTEIPISTIKSLPYVQFIKQSGKHQFTIYSDSAKDLRELLFQTSVANGWVIYEMNKTKNSIEDVFNVLTKQ, from the coding sequence ATGTCCATAGTCGTAAATCAAATCACCAAAATTTATGGAACTCAACACGCTGTTGACGAACTCAGTTTCACTGCTCATAAAGGTGAAATACTTGGTTTTCTTGGACCAAATGGTGCCGGAAAAACAACAACTATGAAAATGTTGAGTTGTTATATAAAACCAAGTTCGGGCTCTGCAGAAATATGTGGTTATAATATATTGACGCACCCTTTAGAAGTCAAAAAGCATATTGGATATTTACCGGAAAACAATCCATTATATAAAGACATGTATATCCGGGAATATTTAGAATGTTTTGCACGACTTTCTAAAGTTGAAGGTGTTCAGAAAAGAATTAATGACTTAATAGAACTCACTGGCCTTGGTCCTGAACAAAATAAAACCATTGGATCTGTATCAAAAGGATATCGGCAAAGAGTGGGATTAAGTCAGGCCCTCTTACATAATCCTGAAGTATTGATCCTAGATGAACCAACAAGTGGTCTAGACCCGAATCAATTGGTGGAAATCAGGTCATTGATCCGGAACATAGGAAAAGAGAAAACACTGATTTTTTCTACACATATAATGCAAGAAGTAAAATCACTTTGCGACCGTGTTGTAATTATTAAAAATGGCAAATTAGTCGCTGATGATTCTATTGAAGTCCTTCAAGAAAAATTAGGAGATCGACAAATGGTTACGATTGAATTTTCAACAGAAATCCCTATTTCAACTATAAAATCGCTACCCTATGTACAATTTATAAAACAATCGGGTAAACACCAATTTACGATTTACTCAGATTCAGCTAAAGATCTTCGCGAATTATTATTTCAAACTAGTGTGGCAAATGGATGGGTCATTTACGAAATGAATAAAACAAAAAACAGCATTGAAGATGTATTCAATGTTTTAACCAAACAATAA
- the truB gene encoding tRNA pseudouridine(55) synthase TruB → MNYPILTLENLNQIDFHEGAVILVDKPYERTSFFVVDKLRRAIQTRTHIKPKIGHAGTLDPLATGLLILCTGKMTKKISDFQDFEKTYSGTFTLGATTPSFDRETPINQEFNIDLIDQSLIESIRLSFLGPQELIPPTHSAVKVDGRRAYKLARKGEQMELKPRNIIIHSIDINADLFPIIQFKVQCSKGTYIRSIAHEFGKRLGSGAYLSSLSRDQIGPYSLSKAWHFDGLKELLYQTEHE, encoded by the coding sequence ATGAATTATCCCATTTTGACTCTGGAAAATTTAAATCAAATAGATTTTCATGAAGGCGCGGTTATATTAGTTGATAAGCCTTATGAAAGGACGTCTTTCTTCGTAGTAGATAAATTACGCAGAGCCATTCAGACTCGGACCCACATCAAACCAAAAATTGGTCATGCCGGAACTCTTGATCCCTTAGCAACAGGTTTGTTGATATTGTGCACAGGCAAAATGACCAAAAAAATAAGTGATTTTCAAGATTTTGAAAAAACCTATTCAGGTACATTTACGCTAGGTGCAACCACCCCCAGTTTTGATCGGGAAACACCAATAAATCAAGAATTTAATATTGACCTAATAGATCAATCGCTCATTGAATCCATCAGATTATCATTCTTAGGACCACAAGAACTTATTCCGCCAACACATTCTGCTGTCAAGGTAGATGGGAGACGTGCTTATAAATTAGCACGAAAGGGAGAACAAATGGAACTTAAACCCAGAAACATTATCATCCACTCCATAGATATCAATGCTGATTTGTTTCCAATCATACAATTTAAAGTTCAATGCAGTAAGGGAACCTACATCAGATCCATTGCTCATGAATTTGGCAAACGCTTAGGGAGTGGAGCATACCTGTCATCATTGTCTCGTGACCAAATTGGGCCATATTCCTTATCCAAAGCCTGGCATTTTGACGGATTAAAAGAATTACTATACCAAACTGAACACGAATAA
- a CDS encoding DUF3098 domain-containing protein: MGEAKSKKTTTAPVTTNIKTGPKPSESSSFTRNNPIKEVTYGKTQFKFVFIGLGLIALGLILMSGGWMPSPDVWDESIIYSSRRLVLAPICILAGLAVQIYAIFKV, encoded by the coding sequence ATGGGAGAAGCAAAATCTAAAAAAACAACTACTGCTCCAGTGACAACCAATATTAAGACCGGACCAAAACCCTCTGAATCAAGCAGTTTTACCAGAAATAATCCAATAAAAGAAGTGACCTATGGCAAGACTCAATTCAAATTTGTCTTTATAGGATTAGGTTTAATAGCATTAGGACTCATTTTGATGTCCGGTGGATGGATGCCATCACCAGATGTTTGGGATGAGAGTATCATATATAGCTCAAGAAGATTAGTATTAGCTCCAATTTGTATATTGGCCGGACTAGCTGTTCAGATCTACGCCATTTTTAAAGTTTGA
- a CDS encoding endonuclease/exonuclease/phosphatase family protein: MKNKFKLIIRPLWILLLFLIPLSQYGQKSVIAGVGFYNLENLFDIVNDTLTLDEEFTPQGDKNWTEEKYRDKLDRLSTVIKDIGTDYTPDGLAILGVSEIENKKVLEDLTQTANLKNRSYQIIHYNSPDDRGVDVALLYQKKYFHVVESKPYSILLKLANGNTKKTRDVLLVKGYLDQQLVYILVNHWPSRRGGEIITKPYRLQTAQLNRHIVDSLRSIHPDANYIIMGDLNDNPDNESLTVGIKAIGVKNKVGKEDFYNPFYWNYDRGEGSTSFNDTWSLFDQILISENLIQQNVNQFQFYKHQIYRKSFMLEASGHYKNHPKRTFSGNVYNYGYSDHFPVVVYLSKKAE; the protein is encoded by the coding sequence ATGAAGAATAAATTTAAATTAATTATTAGGCCATTGTGGATATTACTCCTTTTCTTGATTCCACTGAGCCAATATGGTCAAAAATCAGTCATTGCTGGTGTAGGTTTTTATAATTTAGAAAATTTATTTGACATCGTTAATGATACTTTGACTTTAGATGAAGAATTTACACCTCAAGGTGATAAAAATTGGACTGAAGAAAAATATAGGGACAAACTCGATCGCCTCTCTACAGTGATCAAGGACATAGGCACAGATTATACTCCAGATGGATTGGCCATTTTGGGTGTTTCTGAAATTGAAAACAAAAAAGTATTGGAAGATTTAACTCAAACAGCAAACCTAAAAAACAGATCTTATCAAATCATTCATTACAATTCACCTGATGATCGAGGTGTAGATGTAGCTTTACTCTATCAAAAAAAATATTTTCATGTTGTAGAAAGCAAACCATATAGTATTTTATTGAAATTGGCTAATGGGAATACAAAAAAAACCAGGGACGTGTTGTTGGTAAAAGGCTATCTAGATCAACAATTGGTGTATATTCTAGTCAATCATTGGCCATCCCGTAGAGGTGGTGAAATAATAACTAAACCCTATAGACTACAAACAGCACAGTTAAACAGACATATAGTGGATTCCCTACGATCCATCCATCCTGATGCTAATTATATTATCATGGGAGACCTCAATGACAATCCGGACAATGAAAGCCTCACTGTTGGGATTAAGGCTATTGGGGTTAAAAATAAAGTGGGCAAGGAAGATTTCTACAATCCGTTTTATTGGAATTATGATCGAGGGGAAGGTTCTACTAGTTTTAATGACACTTGGAGTTTATTTGATCAGATTCTCATTTCTGAAAATTTAATACAACAGAATGTAAATCAATTCCAATTCTACAAACATCAGATTTATCGCAAATCATTTATGCTGGAAGCCAGTGGACATTATAAAAATCATCCTAAAAGAACTTTTTCCGGGAATGTATACAACTATGGATATAGTGATCATTTTCCGGTTGTGGTTTATTTGAGCAAAAAAGCGGAATGA